The Raphanus sativus cultivar WK10039 chromosome 2, ASM80110v3, whole genome shotgun sequence genome includes a region encoding these proteins:
- the LOC108843654 gene encoding cytochrome P450 89A2 yields MDIWLLIFVSLCASLLLHLLLLRLRNSSSLPLPPDPNFFPFVGTIWWLRQGLGGLDTYLRSVHHRLGPIITLRITSRPAIFIADRSLAHQALVSNGAVFADRPPAPPISKIVSSNQHNISSGSYGATWRLLRRNLTSEILHPSRVRSYSHARRWVLDILFDRFRKHGSEEDPIVVVDHLHYAMFALLVLMCFGDKLDEKQIKEVEFVQRRQLLSFSRFNILNLWPKLTRLIFRSRWEEFHEMRREQRDVLLPLIRARRKIVEERPEEDNKDYVQSYVDTLLDLELPDEKRKLNEEEIVSLCSEFLNGGTDTTATALQWIMANLVKNPEIQERLYEEIKSVAGEEAKEIEEEEARKMPYLKAVVLEGLRRHPPGHFVLPHSVTEDTVLGGYKVPKRGTVNFMVAEIGRDPTVWDEPMAFRPERFIGEEEPVDITGSRGIKMMPFGAGRRICPGIGLAMLHLEYYVANMVKEFEWKEVKGYEVDLTEKLEFTVVMKHPLKARAVPRRS; encoded by the coding sequence ATGGACATATGGCTACTCATCTTTgtttctctctgcgcatctcttctcctccatcttctcctccttcgcctaCGTAATTCATCCTCTCTTCCGCTACCTCCAGACCCCAACTTCTTCCCCTTTGTCGGAACCATCTGGTGGCTCCGACAAGGCTTAGGTGGTCTCGACACCTACCTCCGCTCCGTCCATCACCGTCTCGGCCCAATCATCACACTCCGTATCACTTCCCGTCCCGCCATCTTCATCGCCGATCGTTCCCTCGCTCACCAAGCTCTTGTCTCAAACGGTGCCGTTTTCGCCGATCGTCCACCAGCGCCTCCCATCAGCAAAATCGTCTCCAGCAATCAGCACAACATCAGCTCCGGGTCTTACGGGGCCACGTGGCGTCTTCTCCGACGAAACCTGACTTCTGAGATTCTCCATCCTTCACGTGTGAGGTCATACTCCCACGCTCGTCGCTGGGTTCTCGATATTCTATTTGATCGGTTTCGTAAGCATGGAAGCGAAGAAGACCCCATCGTTGTCGTTGATCATCTCCACTATGCGATGTTCGCGCTTCTTGTTCTTATGTGTTTTGGAGATAAGCTTGATGAGAAGCAGATCAAAGAGGTGGAGTTTGTCCAGAGAAGACAGCTTCTTAGCTTCTCGAGATTCAATATCCTTAACCTCTGGCCGAAGCTAACCAGATTGATATTCCGAAGTCGATGGGAAGAGTTTCATGAGATGCGGAGAGAGCAACGAGATGTTTTGCTTCCTCTGATTCGTGCTCGTAGAAAGATTGTTGAAGAGAGACCAGAAGAAGATAACAAAGACTACGTGCAATCGTATGTCGATACTCTGCTTGATCTCGAGCTTCCGGATGAGAAGAGAAAGCTAAACGAAGAAGAAATCGTGAGCTTATGCTCCGAGTTTCTCAACGGTGGGACTGACACGACAGCTACGGCGTTGCAGTGGATCATGGCGAATTTGGTTAAAAATCCGGAAATCCAAGAGAGATTATACGAGGAGATCAAAAGCGTTGCGGGGGAAGAAGCGAAGGAGATCGaggaagaagaggcacgcaagaTGCCGTACCTGAAGGCGGTGGTGTTGGAAGGTCTCCGGAGGCATCCCCCTGGACATTTCGTGCTACCGCACAGCGTCACAGAGGACACTGTGCTGGGAGGGTACAAGGTACCCAAGAGAGGGACTGTTAACTTCATGGTGGCGGAGATAGGAAGAGATCCGACGGTTTGGGATGAGCCAATGGCGTTTAGGCCTGAGAGGTTCATCGGAGAAGAAGAGCCGGTAGATATAACCGGTAGTCGGGGGATAAAGATGATGCCGTTTGGAGCGGGAAGGAGAATCTGTCCAGGGATAGGGCTGGCTATGCTGCACTTGGAGTACTATGTGGCCAATATGGTGAAGGAGTTTGAGTGGAAGGAAGTCAAAGGTTATGAAGTTGACTTGACTGAGAAGCTGGAGTTCACTGTCGTTATGAAGCATCCGCTTAAGGCTCGTGCTGTACCCAGGAGAAGTTAG